CGAAAGATATGACATGCGACATTACGCTCGGCAGCAACGGAACACCAGTAACCCTTAACTTACAGGACTGGCTAGACGGCAAACCGTTACCCCACTATAAGATAACAGGACAGATCGATACGCATCTAACATTCGCAAGTGAATAAAAGGTCGTGACAGAAGTGTTCTGCCACGAGCAAAACCCTAACGATGCTAAGAAAATGTTCTTTGTTTTCTGTATCGTTAGGGTTTTTGTCGTAGTGGCAACTTCTGGAACGCCGTCAATAGGTCGTGACACGAGCGTTAAGACACGAATAAAATCACGAAAAGACACCAGGAAATGGTTTTTGTTTCCGGGTGTCTTTTTGATTTTATAGAAGTGTCTGCTCGTGGAACGCCGTCAATAGGTCGTGACACGAGCGTTAAGACACGAATAAAATCACGAAAAGACACCAGGAAATGGTTTTTGTTTCCGGGTGTCTTTTTGATTTTATAGAAGTGTCTGCTCGTGGAACGCCGTCAATAGGTCGTGACACGAGCGTTAAGACACGAATAAAATCACGAAAAGACACCAGGAAATGGTTTTTGTTTCCGGGTGTCTTTTTGATTTTATAGAATTTTATTCTAAAGCTGTAAGCACTTTAAACGGTCTATTCTCATACAGATCAAATTGCTGCTGACGTAAGTCCATCGCCTTTAGCAGGCGCTGCTTCTGAAACGGCAGTGTGACATACTGTTCGATATTCGCTGCTGTCACCGGGTAAAATGCGACGTCCACCGTCTCTCCTGGTGCACCTTGTAATTCTCCTCCTGTCACTTGCCCTTGAAATGTAAAGTTGATCACACCTGTCGTCTTATTATGCGATGTGTAAAGCAGCGCTGTAATTTCTACATCCAGTCCTGTCTCTTCCTTCACTTCTCTTATTGCACCTTGAATGACATCTTCATCTTTATCCAGGCGACCTCCAGGCAGTTCTAATGTATCACTGCGATGCAAGCTTCTTACAAGGAGTACTTCGCTTTGTTCATTCGTTACATATACATTCGTTGAAACGAGATGTAAATCTTGTTTGTAATCTCCTGTCGGATGAATCACCATTTCCTTCTTAGAAATAATCCACTTATCGTTTGCAAGCTTTTCTGGAAGACTGTTTTTGTAGTGAACTGTTTTCTTGCGCATTTCAAAGAATTCACGGTAATGCTGTTCATCAATATAACCCCATATTTCAGTGATTACAGTATAATCCTCATTTACCCATCTACCGATCAGTTTGACACCGAGTTCCAGATAATTGTTAAGTACATGATTATGAAAATAAGCATTCGTAGATTCATAGCCATCAGGAATAATTCTTATCTCTGTCTTTACTTCAAACATCTCTACACTTCCTAACCTGCTTCTTCGTTCACTCTCATTATACGGTAATCAATTTAACATTTCATTTCACAAGTACAAATTTTACAAAGTTAAACATATATTTAACAGTTCAAATATTCGAATTCGCTATTTATTCGGTATAAAATATTTATATAAGGAGTGATTCGAATGAACACAAAGTTAAATACAAGTATGAAAATTAAAGATCTGACACTTAAGAATCGTATCGTTATGCCTCCGATGTGCCAGTATTCTGTTGAAAAGAAAGATGGTACATCGACAGACTGGCACTACATACATTATGCTTCGCGTGCTGTCGGAGGTACAGGACTGATTATTGTAGAAATGACAAATGTTGAACCTGACGGCAGAATCACCGATCATTGTCTTGGGTTATGGGATGATGCTCAAATTCCAGCATATCAACGTATCGTCCAGGGGATTCATGATAATGGTGCTAAAGCTGCAATTCAAATTGCGCATGCAGGACGTAAAGCGACAGATGTTGAGACACCTGTTTCGAGTTCTGAAACACCGCTCGATGAACCGACAAAGTTCGGTCCGGTGCGTTACCCTCGTGCGCTTTCGACAGAAGAAGTGAAGCTTATGGTAGATAAATATAAAGAAAGCGCGAGACGTGCAGTTGAAGCGGGATTTGATGCGATTGAGATTCATGGTGCACACGGATATCTCATTCATCAGTTCCATTCACCTTCAATCAACAAACGCACAGATGAATATGGTGAAGATTTATCGCTCTTCGGTTGTGAAGTCATACGCGCGGTTAAATCTGTAATGCCTGAAGGAATGCCACTCATCTTCAGAATTTCTGCGCGTGAATATATGGATGGTGGTTATAACTTAGAACATGCACTGCACATCTCAGAAGCGTATGAAGCTGCAGGAGTTGATGTGTTCCATATTTCAACAGGTGGAGAGGCCCCTGCCGGCAAAGAGAAGCCAGGCAACTATCCAGGATATCAAGTGCCATTCGCACGTGCATTCAAAGAGCGATTCAACCTGCCTGTTATTGCGGTAGGCATGCTGGATAATGCGGAAACTGCTGAAATGGTACTGAACAATGATGATATCGCCCTCGTTGCCATCGGACGCGGCATGCTTAATGATCCTTACTGGGCGATTCATGCGGTAAAATCTTTAAGAGACGATATTGAAGTTCCGAAACAATACGAACGAGGTATTCGCTAATGTATGACAATATACTGTTTGATCTGGATGGTACGTTAACCGATCCTTATATCGGTATAACGAACAGCATCATCTATTCTTTACAGCAGATGAATATTGAAGCGCCAGATAACAGTGCGCTTATCCCATTCATCGGACCGCCTCTACATGAAAGCTATAGAACGGTCTATAATCTGCAAGATGAAGATAACGCTACTGCAATTAAGCATTATAGAACTTATTTCAGCGATAAAGGCATGTACGAAAATGAAGTATATGCAGGAATAGAAATTGTGCTGCAGGCACTTACAGCACAAGGGAAGCAACTCTTCGTCGCGACAAGTAAACCGACTGATTTCGCAATTCCGATATTACAGCACTTCAAACTTGATGGTTACTTTATTGAAATTGTCGGCAGTAATATGGATGGCACGCGTACGAATAAAGCAGAAGTCATCGCAACAGTCATGAATACGCATCAGCTAGATCCACATAAGACGGTGATGATCGGTGACCGCATGCATGATATTAATGGCGCACATCAAAATAATATCGACAGTATCGGTGTCCTCTATGGATACGGCAGCGCAGAAGAAATTAAGACGGCAAAGCCAACACACACAATCGCAACAGTGGATTACTTGCTGGATGTACTTCTCTAAACTAAATAATGTTATTCCAAAAAGAACCCGAACACTGCCTAATGCAATGTCCGGGTTCTTCATATTAAATGACCCAGTTCCCATCTTTAAAGACAGGAATCGTTGTTCCATCTTCATACACGCCATCGATATTCAAATCATTGCTACCCATCATAAAGTCCACATGGACGAGTGAATGATTCAATCCTTTATCAAATAGCTCGTCTTTCGATAAATCCTTTCCTCCTTCTATCGCATTTGGAAATGCTCGTCCTAACGCAACATGACACGATGCATTTTCATCATATAATGTATTATAGTAGAGGATACCAGAGTTTGAGATTGGAGAATCATCCGGCACAAGCGCAATTTCACCTAATCGTCTTGCACCTTCATCGTTATTCAGCAAGTTCTTCAGTACTTCATAACCTTGTCCTGCTTCAAAGTCTGTTACAACGCCATCTTTAAATGTTAATTTAAAGTCATCGATAATCGCCCCTTGATACGCGAGAGGTCGCGTATTTCCGATAACACCGTTGACACGTCGATAATCCGGCGACGTAAACACTTCTTCTGTCGGCATATTCACCTGTATTTCAATACCATCTGCATTCTTCGTACTTGCACCTAACCATCGATGTCCTTTTGTTAAACCAATTTCAACATCGGTACGTTCAGAATAATAATGCAGTTTATCGAAGTTCAGTTCATTTAACTTATTAGCACGTGCATTTAAGTTATCGTTATGTTCTTTCCATGCCTGAACAGGATCTGCTTTGTCCACACGCACCGCTTTAATCATTGCTTCAAGCAGTTTAAGTTTCGCCGCTTCTCCTTGTTCTTCTGGGAATACAAGTTCTCCCCATTTGTCGTTCGGGAAAGCAACGATGCACCATGAGAAATCATAACGACCGACTGCTCGCGCGAAGTCTTTATTCATCTCCCCACTCGCTTTAGCAAGTGCTGCAATCTTATCAGGTGCTGCATCTTTCAACAGCTCTGGTGTCTGAGAATAAATACGCAGATGTGCAACTTTCTGTTCAATAAAGTCGTTTACTTCGTCTATCTTATACTGTTTCACCGTTTCGAACACTTCTACAGGTGCATATTCAAAATCCATTTGACGTGATGGTCCATCTGTCAGCTTCTGAATAACATGATGTGCCCCACGTTCATATGCCGCTTTCGTTACTGCTCTAACAAAATCAATCGCATCAATATCTGAATTGATAACCAGCGTCTGTCCTGGCTGCACATTAAGACCTACTTCCACAACTGTCTGTGCATATTTCTCTACTGTTTCAACATAATTCATAACCCGTCTCCTCCATTCTAATAGTTCTATTATATCGGTTTCCGAATGAAAGATAAACAAAAAAACAACTATTCATTATAAATAAAAATACCGGAACAACTGTGCGTGGTTTCATCGACAGCTATCCCAGTATTTTGACTTTAAGCATCAAATAATTCGATACGTTTCACTTTATCATCTTTAAAGATAAACTTCAGGCCAATATGATTTTCTTTATCCATATAATGATACTGTGTCTGATGATTATTCAGTATCGATTTCTTATATGTCGCACCGTATGCTTCTATCACTTGCGCTTTTGAGTCTCCAATACCAATATTGCGTGCCGTATATAATGTATCGTTACGATATAAGATCAGCGCACTTACTTGCTGCTTCTTATTGGATACGCTAATAATCAGTCCAGGTAATGCATTAGAGCGATAAAATGTCTTACCTTCCACTTTCGCATTATCATCTTCTTTGAACTTTTCTAGCAGTGCATTACGATGCTGATGCAGCATATAGTTTCCGATACGCTCCTGACTCAGATTATTATCTGGAGTTGTACAATAATTATAGACGAGCATACCAGAAACGAAGATAACAAACAGCGTAATAATTGTAATTATATATTTCTTCATGAGCGCCACATTCCTCATTCTTTCTCTTTATAATAATATAACATAAAATGCCAGTTTTTTCTTTTAACTTTTCGAGCGTTAACTTTGTCTGACTATTCTGATATTGTTATAATACAATTATAATAAGTTAAGGGGATGAACGTTATGACAACACTTAAAGCGCATTACGACAATGGTTTAACACTAGAACAATATTTAGACCATATGAAAGTAAATAAAGATGAGATGCTTGCGATATATAATGCTTTTCAAGTGCCAGATGATGCACGTCTACAAGAAATTAAAGATAAGAACTTAAAGGCAATCGTCATTACAGAAGACTGGTGCGGGGATGCAATGGTCAATATTCCAGTATTGATGCACATCGCTGAAGCAGCGCGTATCGATCTGCGCTTCTCTTTGCGAGATGACAACTTAGAACTGATGGATCAATATTTAACGAATGGCACTGCACGTTCGATTCCAATCTTCGTATTCCTTGACGACACAGACCATCAGTATGCTGTATGGGGTCCACGTGCGCAAGTCGTTCAAGATTACGTAACAGAGGTACGCCAAGGTTTACCTAGTAAAGATGCACCAGATTTCGAAGAGAAACAAAAGGAAGTGCACCATACAATCCACGAAAAATATAAAAATACGCCAGAATTCTGGGATGAAATCTACAACTCTATCGTAGAACGCCTCATCCATCTATAATCACGAAAACAGTTTGAGAAAAATAATGCTCAAACTGTTTTTTTGTGTAATAAATATTGAATTCGAGGGTATAGATAGGTATATATACTAAAAGAGGTGAAGATATGAACAATTTATATGAAGACGTAAAGCAATCCCGTAACGAACTGCTCACAGAAGTAAAAAAACTCAGTCAATCACAACTTAACTATAACTTTGGTTCAAAATTCAAAAGTATTAAATATAATTTATTACAAATTGCCTATGCTTATCATGAAGGTCTTTCAGACTATAAAGACCAGATTGGTGACTTTAATCTATTTAAAGAAAATGGTCCAAAACTGAACATCATCGATATTCTCAACTATTTCGATAATATTGATTATGCTATCGAACAGAATCCAATCCACCCAGAAAGTGTTATGCCGTATATCTTTAACGAATACGAGTATCGTGGGAAGATTAAGTTTCTGATGACATTCTTTGAAGTCATCGATGGTAATGTAGATGTTGAACGCACAAATGTTAAAGTAACAAGATTATAAAAAATCAGGAGGCTGGGACAAAAGTGTTCTGCCACAAGTAAAAACCGAACAAAACTAATAAATCGTCCTTTGATTTATAGTTTTTGTTTGGTTTTTGTCGTAGTGGCAACTTTTGTTGCGCCCTTTAGTCAGTTAATCAAAAAAACTAGAGACTTAGGTCTCTAGTTTTTTTGAATTAAAGTTTTCTCTTATTTAAAAAATCTGTTTGTTGATTCAGAAGTCTTTCTGGCATCCTTTTAACGAGTGCATTGCGCAGTCGTATAAATGCAGGCGATTCACTTTGAGCAGCTTTCCCTATCTTACGGGACTTCAGTATTACTTGCTTCGTATGCGGTACACTTAATCGGTCGTAATTTGCAAGCGCTTCTTTCAATGGGTACTGTTCTATCTGGTTGACAAGACATACAGCATCTTCAATCGCCTGTGATGCGCCTTGCCCCATATTTGGTGTCGCTGCATGTGCTGCATCTCCTAATAACACGACACGTCCTTTAACGAATGTCTTGAGCGGTTCAATATCGTATATATCATGCTGGATCGGATCACCGACTGTATTGTCAAGAACGTCGGTTACAGCATCCGGAAAATCTTTAAAGTATCGCTTTAACTTCTTCAGATTATAGTTTCTGTATTCTGTATCTCGTTCATGAGCATTAATACATAAGAACCAGTAGACTTCATTATTGTTGAGCGGGACGATACCGAACCTGCCACGCGCATCCCAGTATTCTAACGCTGTCTTATCGTTCAGCCCTGGATTCACGCTCGTTCCTCTAAAGCATGTATATCCTTGGTACTTCGCTTCACTACCCGGGAACATCTGTCTGCGTACTTGAGAATGCAGACCATCTGCAGCAATAACAAGATCATACTGGTTGCTGGCACCATCGTTCGTTTTAATTATCCCTGCATCAAAATCTGTAACCTGTGTAACTTCATTAATAAGTCGAACATTCCCTTTGTAATGATGACGCAGTATATTATGCAGCGAACTGCGCTGTATCGTAATATTATCTTCTCCATCTTTATTAAAGATTACACGATTTAAATATGTATCGTTTCCGTCTCTTAGCTGGGCTTCGATCAAAACATTGCCGTCTCTTTTGATATCTGCAGCAATATCATAACGTTCAAGTGCACGAATTGCGTTTTCACCGATACCTAGACCCACACCTTGTTGCTTTAATACGTGTCTCTTTTCCAGTACTTCCACACGATGCCCAAGACGTTCTAGTAATATCGCTGCGGTTAAACCACCAATACCGGCACCAATGATTCCTATACGCATGCCATCACTCCATTAATTTCATATTCATAATAATAATAGCTATCATCTATACTCGTGCATATAAAGTCTAAAGACTCCAGCAAACGCTGAGATATTGTGTTATCAATTAACGCCGATGCTTTAATCGTCAGTTTGTCATGATGTTTTATTAGATGCGCTATAAGACAGCTTATTGCTTCATAAGCATAACCGTTACGTCTATAGTTACAGCGTATGTGGTAGCCGATTTCTATCTCATGGTGCCAGTTTGGTGGTCCACTGAGTGAAATTTCACCAATGAATGTATCTTTCAGCTTCAGTAACCATGTGCCATAACCGATACGATCCGGCATCATATGCTGTTTGTATACTTCTTGAATATACTTGCTGTCGTCCTTATAGTTTGAGAGCACTTCTTCTAAATTTTGTGCACATAAAGCATCAATTATCAACCGCTCTGACTGTAATTGATAACTGATTGTCATAGCACTGTTCATACGCTCACCTGATTCTCATTATATACTGTCATTATACATCATCCATGATATAAATGCTTTTTTGAGCATAGAGAAACGTCGCCAGAAAGAGTATCTGACGACGTTTAAGTTACTTAGTTATAAAGTTTATTCGATATATATTGCTGGATGATTAAGATGACTGCACCAACAGACCAATATAATGGCAGTGCTGCTGGTGAATGGAAGCTGACGAAGATAATCATCATCGGACTCATCAGCAGCATCGGTCGCATCTGTTTACGCGTTGCGTCCGGCATATATTGCAACGATATCCAGGACTGCAAGAAATATAATGCGCCAGCAATCAGCATCATCACCATGTCCGGACTCCCCAGATTAAACCAGAGAAAACTTTGAGCTGCAATCTCCTTACTATGCGTTATCGCAAAGTATAACGCCATCAATATCGGCATCTGTATGATAACTGGGAGACAGCCCATGTTTAATGGATTTACATTGTATTTGCTGTAAACTTTTAAAAGTTCTTGTGATAATCGTGCTTTCTCCTCTTCATCTTTTGCAACTTTGATCTGATCCTGCAATTTTTTAATCTCAGGTTGAGCAAGCTTCATATTATCTTGCATCGCTTTTTGACGTTTTGTCGCGTTCAGCATCATCGGCATGAGTACAAGCCGTACACAGACCGTAACAAGTACAATCCCCATACCGTAGCTTCCATCAAAGAAACTCGCAAAATATTTTATCAGCTGTGCAAATGGCTCCACCAGTGACTGATGAAATAGACCATCCTCTTGCGGTGCACACCCTGTAAGTAGTAATAATAATGCTGTGAGTAAAACTGTGATTTTTTTCAATTTATGTCCTCCTATATATTAATGTGAAATTAATATATAGGAGATGCCGCTACCTCATCGGACTGTCTGGACAGACACTTAATACGCCATATTAGCGTTTTGGAAATCAATAGACACGTATACGTTACTTTATGTTTGATCTTTCTTACTTCAATCCACTCTGCACTTACTTTGACACGTGCAATCGTGTGAATCAGTAAGAATAAAAAGGCAGTGAAATATGGAATTAAATAGAGTAATTTAAAGAAAATATACTTCCACAACAGATCTTCAGTTAATAAGTTGATCAATAACTCCATCACTTCACCCCTTTCGATATTAGTATAGATAGAATATCATAATTTGGTGGAAGAGTGGTAGTTATGTTATATTGAATATAACAAATTAAGGAGGCATCAACATATACGTGATGGACAAACAATAATGAGAGATGACACGTTAATTTTATTTAACACATTTCATGTGCATATGCACCATTATTGGGATAAGTCTGTCTAATTGTTGATTCTTCAACGTTTATTTAGCATACCCTCTATGTGCATATGCATGTAGGGGGTATATTTATGTTTACGATGAAAAATGAAAATTTAAAGAATGGCACAAAGATTATTTGCAGAAATATTAACTTTGAAATTGAGAATGAACAGCATGTAGCATTAATAGGTAGAAACGGCATCGGTAAGACTACTCTTTTAAATAAAATTAAAGATAAGTTTAATGCCGGAATGCTCAACCAGGAAAATGAAAATTTAGATATAACATTACTTGATTTTTGCTTATCCACATATCCAGAACTTCTTAAAATAAAAAATAGAATGACACACGATTATCATGCTATGGAAGATTATGTTTCTCAAGGTGGATACGAAACTGAACATGAGATTATTATACAACTAAAAAAGTTCGGTTTTAATGAAAAAGATATTGATAGAAAAATGGCTACACTTTCAGGAGGAGAAATTACAAAAGTAAGTATCGTGAAACTACTTAGTCAGAATTATGAACTATTTATCTTTGATGAGCCTACAAATCACATAGATAATGAGACAAAAAATTGGTTAATCAAGTGGATGAATGAAAGTAAGCATACTATAATTTATGCTACTCATGACAGAAGCTTTATTAATAAAACTGCACATAAAATACTTGAGCTGTCAGATGAGGGGTTAAGAACATTTAACTTGGATTATGATGGTTATAAAGTTCAAAAAGAAATAGAACATGAAACAAATCAAAATCTAATAGAAAAAGAAAGAAAAGAAAGAAGAAAAATCAAAAGCATGATCCAGGAATATAAAGAATGGTTTCATAAGGCAAATAACAAAGCGAGCGTAAGAAATCCGTCTGAACAGAAAAAAGTAGCAAAAATTGCTAAACGATATAAAACTAAAGAACAACAGCTATTACAAAAAGAGAGGAACTATCAGGGGCAAATAGTTAAACAAGAAAGAACAGATTACTCGTTAAACACTCAGAAAACCAATATAAAAAATTTTTTATCTTTTTATAATGTCAGCTATATAATAGAAAATAACACTATCTTTAATAATGTTTCTTTTTCTATTAAACAGTCAGAAAAAATATGTATATCAGGAAAAAATGGCAGTGGCAAATCAACCTTGCTGAAACTGATATTAAACGAAATACAGCCAACCAGCGGAAAAATCAATATCAACCCCTCTATTGAAATCGGATATTTTTCACAGCATTTAGAAGTTTTGAACATGAATCGAACCGTTCTTGAAGAAATCCTTTCAATAAAAGATATGACAGAATCTTATGCGAGAACTATATTAGCTTCATTCAGATTCAAAGAAACATTAATCGGTGAAAAGATTCATCATCTATCAATGGGTGAAAAGTGCAGACTTGCGATTGCGAAATTATTTTTTCAAAATCCACATTTATTAATATTAGATGAACCGACGAATTATTTTGATATAGAGATGCAGGAAATATTAGAAGATATGTTACTTCAATATAAAGGAACTCTTATTTTTGTGAGTCATGATCGATATTTTCAAGAAAAAATAGCGACTAGAACTTTAAAAATTCATAATAAAATGTTAATTGATACTGAGAAACATATTAGTGAACCTTTAAATACGGACGTTTTAATCGACCAATTAAACAAGCTGGAAGATGCTGCAAATACTGAACTATTATAATGATTTTCAGCGGGATTATGATGAGAGAGTGGCCGATATTCGGACATTCCGACGTAATTTTGTACGCGAGTGGCCGGTAAACGGACATTCAGACGTAATTTTGTTCGCGAGTGGCCGGTAAACGGACATTCGACCTCTCTTTTGTACGCGAGTGGCCGGTAAACGGACATTCGACCTCACTTTTGTACGCGAGTGGCCGATAAACGGACATTCGGCCATACTTTTATACGCGAGTGGCCGGTAAACGGACATTCGGCCGCACTTTTATACGCGAGTGGCCGGTGAACGGACATTCGTACGTAATTTTATACGCGAGTGGCCGGTAAACGGACATTCGGCCGCACTTTTATACGCGAGTGGCCGGTGAACGGACATTCGTACGTAATTTTATACGCGAGTGGCCGGTAAACGGACATTCGACCGCACTTTTATACGCGAGTGGCCGGTAAACGGACATTCAACCTCACTTTTATACGCGAGTGGCCGGTGAACGGACATTCGGCCACTCCTCAAACACTCACTCAACATAAAAAAACGTGCGATTCCCTAAGGTCGCACGTTCTTCCTATTTTCTTTTCAACAATCTCAAACTATTCAGTGTCACTAATATCGTGGCACCCATATCTGCGAATATCGCGATCCATAATGTGAGCCATCCTGGAATCACGAGTAGTATCGCAAGCAGCTTCAAGCCAAGTGCAAAAGTAATATTCTGCTTTATAATCTTCAAAGTACGTTTACTCAATTGAATCACACGAGGTAAATCGTCAAGATTGTCTTTCATAAATGCAATGTCCGCTGTTTCTAATGCGGTATCTGTAGCCGCCCCGCCCATCGAGAAGCCAACATCGGCCTGAGCGAGTGCGGGCGCATCGTTAACGCCGTCTCCAACCATCGCAACGCGTCCGTGCTGCTGATAGCCTTTAATGATATCGAGTTTATCTTCAGGCAATAATCCCGCATGTACTTGTGTTAACCCGATTTCTTTTCCGATTGTATTCGCCACTGATGGATGATCGCCTGTTAACATGACAGTATCAATGTTCATTTGTTCAAGTGTACGAATGACTGACCCGGCTTCTTCTCGGAGCGTATCTTTAATAAAGAACACGCTATAAATTTTATTGATTGTTCCAAAGAGCACCATTGTTGTGCCCGTTTCATGCAAACTTTCAATCTCTTTTTCTATCTCATCAGATAAATCAAAGAAAGAACGTTGTCCTATTCGGTACTCAATACCGTCAAACACCCCTCTAACACCTTGAGCGGTAACCACTTCATAATCCGTTACAGGAACGAGTGCGCCCGCTTCAAGCGAGTCAACGACCGCACGGCTCAGTGGATGGCCGGCTTCTTTTTCAAGTGTATAGATAATGTCATCCTTCTGATCTGTTTCGAAATCTTTTCTTGATACAACAACGGGTGTGCCCTGCGTTAAAGTACCTGTCTTATCGAAAGCAACGGTGCTAATATGTCCGGCGTTCTCGAGATGCACGCCCCCTTTAATGAGCATTCCTTCTTTCGCGGCGCGTCCAATCGCTGTTACGATGGCTACTGGGGTGGATACTACAAGCGCACAAGGACATCCGACAACGAGCACTGATAACCCTTGATATAAGTAATGATTAAAGTCTCCTCCAAAAAGCGGTGGTACTAC
Above is a window of Macrococcoides canis DNA encoding:
- a CDS encoding NUDIX hydrolase, which encodes MFEVKTEIRIIPDGYESTNAYFHNHVLNNYLELGVKLIGRWVNEDYTVITEIWGYIDEQHYREFFEMRKKTVHYKNSLPEKLANDKWIISKKEMVIHPTGDYKQDLHLVSTNVYVTNEQSEVLLVRSLHRSDTLELPGGRLDKDEDVIQGAIREVKEETGLDVEITALLYTSHNKTTGVINFTFQGQVTGGELQGAPGETVDVAFYPVTAANIEQYVTLPFQKQRLLKAMDLRQQQFDLYENRPFKVLTALE
- a CDS encoding NADH:flavin oxidoreductase/NADH oxidase — translated: MNTKLNTSMKIKDLTLKNRIVMPPMCQYSVEKKDGTSTDWHYIHYASRAVGGTGLIIVEMTNVEPDGRITDHCLGLWDDAQIPAYQRIVQGIHDNGAKAAIQIAHAGRKATDVETPVSSSETPLDEPTKFGPVRYPRALSTEEVKLMVDKYKESARRAVEAGFDAIEIHGAHGYLIHQFHSPSINKRTDEYGEDLSLFGCEVIRAVKSVMPEGMPLIFRISAREYMDGGYNLEHALHISEAYEAAGVDVFHISTGGEAPAGKEKPGNYPGYQVPFARAFKERFNLPVIAVGMLDNAETAEMVLNNDDIALVAIGRGMLNDPYWAIHAVKSLRDDIEVPKQYERGIR
- a CDS encoding HAD family hydrolase, whose protein sequence is MYDNILFDLDGTLTDPYIGITNSIIYSLQQMNIEAPDNSALIPFIGPPLHESYRTVYNLQDEDNATAIKHYRTYFSDKGMYENEVYAGIEIVLQALTAQGKQLFVATSKPTDFAIPILQHFKLDGYFIEIVGSNMDGTRTNKAEVIATVMNTHQLDPHKTVMIGDRMHDINGAHQNNIDSIGVLYGYGSAEEIKTAKPTHTIATVDYLLDVLL
- a CDS encoding aminopeptidase — translated: MNYVETVEKYAQTVVEVGLNVQPGQTLVINSDIDAIDFVRAVTKAAYERGAHHVIQKLTDGPSRQMDFEYAPVEVFETVKQYKIDEVNDFIEQKVAHLRIYSQTPELLKDAAPDKIAALAKASGEMNKDFARAVGRYDFSWCIVAFPNDKWGELVFPEEQGEAAKLKLLEAMIKAVRVDKADPVQAWKEHNDNLNARANKLNELNFDKLHYYSERTDVEIGLTKGHRWLGASTKNADGIEIQVNMPTEEVFTSPDYRRVNGVIGNTRPLAYQGAIIDDFKLTFKDGVVTDFEAGQGYEVLKNLLNNDEGARRLGEIALVPDDSPISNSGILYYNTLYDENASCHVALGRAFPNAIEGGKDLSKDELFDKGLNHSLVHVDFMMGSNDLNIDGVYEDGTTIPVFKDGNWVI
- a CDS encoding thioredoxin family protein — protein: MTTLKAHYDNGLTLEQYLDHMKVNKDEMLAIYNAFQVPDDARLQEIKDKNLKAIVITEDWCGDAMVNIPVLMHIAEAARIDLRFSLRDDNLELMDQYLTNGTARSIPIFVFLDDTDHQYAVWGPRAQVVQDYVTEVRQGLPSKDAPDFEEKQKEVHHTIHEKYKNTPEFWDEIYNSIVERLIHL
- a CDS encoding FAD-dependent monooxygenase, which codes for MRIGIIGAGIGGLTAAILLERLGHRVEVLEKRHVLKQQGVGLGIGENAIRALERYDIAADIKRDGNVLIEAQLRDGNDTYLNRVIFNKDGEDNITIQRSSLHNILRHHYKGNVRLINEVTQVTDFDAGIIKTNDGASNQYDLVIAADGLHSQVRRQMFPGSEAKYQGYTCFRGTSVNPGLNDKTALEYWDARGRFGIVPLNNNEVYWFLCINAHERDTEYRNYNLKKLKRYFKDFPDAVTDVLDNTVGDPIQHDIYDIEPLKTFVKGRVVLLGDAAHAATPNMGQGASQAIEDAVCLVNQIEQYPLKEALANYDRLSVPHTKQVILKSRKIGKAAQSESPAFIRLRNALVKRMPERLLNQQTDFLNKRKL
- a CDS encoding GNAT family N-acetyltransferase codes for the protein MNSAMTISYQLQSERLIIDALCAQNLEEVLSNYKDDSKYIQEVYKQHMMPDRIGYGTWLLKLKDTFIGEISLSGPPNWHHEIEIGYHIRCNYRRNGYAYEAISCLIAHLIKHHDKLTIKASALIDNTISQRLLESLDFICTSIDDSYYYYEYEINGVMACV
- the yidC gene encoding membrane protein insertase YidC; amino-acid sequence: MKKITVLLTALLLLLTGCAPQEDGLFHQSLVEPFAQLIKYFASFFDGSYGMGIVLVTVCVRLVLMPMMLNATKRQKAMQDNMKLAQPEIKKLQDQIKVAKDEEEKARLSQELLKVYSKYNVNPLNMGCLPVIIQMPILMALYFAITHSKEIAAQSFLWFNLGSPDMVMMLIAGALYFLQSWISLQYMPDATRKQMRPMLLMSPMMIIFVSFHSPAALPLYWSVGAVILIIQQYISNKLYN
- the abc-f gene encoding ribosomal protection-like ABC-F family protein, which produces MFTMKNENLKNGTKIICRNINFEIENEQHVALIGRNGIGKTTLLNKIKDKFNAGMLNQENENLDITLLDFCLSTYPELLKIKNRMTHDYHAMEDYVSQGGYETEHEIIIQLKKFGFNEKDIDRKMATLSGGEITKVSIVKLLSQNYELFIFDEPTNHIDNETKNWLIKWMNESKHTIIYATHDRSFINKTAHKILELSDEGLRTFNLDYDGYKVQKEIEHETNQNLIEKERKERRKIKSMIQEYKEWFHKANNKASVRNPSEQKKVAKIAKRYKTKEQQLLQKERNYQGQIVKQERTDYSLNTQKTNIKNFLSFYNVSYIIENNTIFNNVSFSIKQSEKICISGKNGSGKSTLLKLILNEIQPTSGKININPSIEIGYFSQHLEVLNMNRTVLEEILSIKDMTESYARTILASFRFKETLIGEKIHHLSMGEKCRLAIAKLFFQNPHLLILDEPTNYFDIEMQEILEDMLLQYKGTLIFVSHDRYFQEKIATRTLKIHNKMLIDTEKHISEPLNTDVLIDQLNKLEDAANTELL